The Paenibacillus yonginensis genome segment TAATGGGCATGCAGCATCTGAAAACCACCTCCTGCTTCTCAATACCAACTCTATTTCATTGCAGCAATGTTTCATCCTGGTTCTTAATCTCGTAATTGCTTTTATAGGGATATCCGGAGTCGTACGGCATCACACGCACCTCGGCTTCCTGGATATAAGAGAATCTTCTGAGCAGCAAAACTTTAGCTCTTCCGGCAATTTCGACCGCCTCATGCATGGAAATACGCGGATTCACGCTAATCTGGGCATACACGGCGAGTTTGCTTCCGCGATCAGCGATTTGGAGCTCCTCAACGGTTATAACCCCGTACACCCGCTGGATCGTTTCCATCATTTGCTGCTGCTGCGTGTCATATTCCGGTTCTGGCACTGTTGAAGCGTGAATGATCGTCTCATACAGCATACGCCCCACTTTCCAGAGCACCAGAATCCCAACCACAATAGCCGCTGCCGGATCAAACTCGAGAAGAACGTCATTATCAAGTAAATCGCCAGTCATGGCACAGACCACACCAATTACAACGATAATCGACGAAAAAAGCGACAATCTG includes the following:
- a CDS encoding cation diffusion facilitator family transporter, giving the protein MSNRQIMQLDEASWAGALNCLTLALFKGAIGWLGGSRVLLSDALFSAGDAIYALAGRMPGRPPVRSGKTARTKRKQTGNGLLMIAVLSLILVWGAAQSIAVSVRSLMGSTFTAPHYAAGMAAILSIGINEALFHNQFRQAGRSETRNKLLADRRLSLFSSIIVVIGVVCAMTGDLLDNDVLLEFDPAAAIVVGILVLWKVGRMLYETIIHASTVPEPEYDTQQQQMMETIQRVYGVITVEELQIADRGSKLAVYAQISVNPRISMHEAVEIAGRAKVLLLRRFSYIQEAEVRVMPYDSGYPYKSNYEIKNQDETLLQ